CATcgaactgggccttgtttataaaacgtTCATCAACACTCTGCAAAACTCTGTTGCTGCTCTGGAAAAACAAACTACATCCACTGTTTACATAACGCTGGGTTCTTCgggaagctgaacaaggttatctttcccttacaacccaaaacacacttctttAAAGACGTTCTTCCCGAGCGAGTCCCGTGCAGTGCTGCCGAATGAAGCGCATTGATGGGCTGCTTTTGCTCTTGTGGTGGTCGATGTGTGCACGGGTGTGCTCTTCCGGGAGAAATGCCCATATAAGAAGTTCCACCCTTCATTATGTCATGAAGAGCCatgatcgaaaaaaaaaaactttccgcAACTTGTAAGAAACCCGGAAGTGTGTatttggcacagaaatactcTGTTATACATAACTTACTTTGGCCAGGtttagcatgagaatccaactctttaacagtgtaaataactCAACATGCATGAACCCCCCCCAATAAAAACCATTCACTGATCTTGACTGATTATGtttaataactttaattaatatatattttatttatgtttttaaactttCAATTACAGTTTCAGTACCTGAAATTCGGTTCAGTTGTATCTATTTATGCTCTATATTATatctataaatattttcattacatttattactGTCTCTATTTATTTGCAATACACAGTTACACAAGATGCACTATAATTCTTAAATATGTGAATCACCAAAAGAAAACTAAGCAGAagtgaattaaattatattttctttgttaaGCATAATTATAAAGAAATTTCTGGCTGTGCATTCAGAATAAGAATTAACATCTTCAACAAAAGTAAATTTAGTGAAATAAAGACAGTCTTGATTTCCAGTATGTTATTTCCCATTGCCACAGTGACctgcaaataaaatatttgcttaTTACTTATAACAAATTTAGAGTCATGCCTATTTTTGCAgtttatttcatgttattgtACAGTTATGAGAACAGACTCACTTTTACTAGCATTCACCTTCTGGATCACCCGCTTAGGGGTCTGAGACCAACGCAGAGTCACGTTTGTTAATCCTCCATCAGCCAGAGCAGATCCCAGCTgaaaacaacatatttaaatGAGAATGAAACAATACACTCAAATCTTGATGTGTCATAGAAACGTTTATCATGCCACTGAAAACCCTGATTAAAACAACGTCATTATATTCCTCATGAAGCAGCTCTGGAGCGATATCAActtacagttttgttttttttccccgtcgctttggtgcatttctcagatcagaaatgaaattttaaaaacttgttcaaccgccacatcatctagtcacttgtctacatcataaaagcagtttctcattcttttgaataaattgtgattgctttggtacattcatgcaactgattatgtacatttctCTGTGGTTTTCCAAGTCTTTCCCTTaaaacatctagtcattagttcatTGTATAAGTCATTAGATGCAAAATGGTTGctctagttgtcataaactgtcaaacatattttctacacatttctattagaccttttgtaaatttgccatgaattgtgcaagtgaatcttgactttcagtaatgaagagaatatagatcaaccaattatgtaccagttctctgaaatagctcaaaggtgcATCTCATGAACCTTCAACTGGAACgcatatatagacagaggacaacacaagagttacacATTCTGACAGTGGATGAACATCCAGAAAACGATCAGGGTCAACAgccgagaggaagaagaggagtaaAGATGCATGGTGGAAGGGtacagaggcaaaacagaggaagaggcagaaGAGGCCAAGAACAGAGGCACATATCAGATCAAATAAGGGCCTTACAATGGCTGAAGGGTGCAGCTAAATATTGGGAGATCGACCATATCCtcaataattcaaatatttcgaaacagtctctttcaatcaatatcccacatacagtaatgtttAAATTTGTACTTTCGAaaggatatatggcatacataagaagcacagccttctgcatttcagtacagtaactgtcatccaaactcttgccatagtttacatcaggtaacaCTAACAGAGagcactgttatattgacaacatgactaagcatctTGCCtgtcttgtttgtgaacaatgacacaaggacttttcattctgatggcactgaaatgttcattgacataaatacttacttttgagagataaatgaaagattttgagtaagttacaggcttttgcaggaaatccattgtgtggtgatgtttttatgaattgttttgagaaatgcacatacttggcaaatattaaggatgattcgagaaatgcaccaaagtgactgagaaaaactgtattagTAAGTTTTTGGAGAAGTTTCTGAAATAACTTTCTGAAATCTGAAATCACTGAAAACTTCTGTAAGAATTAGGATTTTGCACAACAAACCTTAAAATGCCCACAAAGGCATTTAAGGGTTTCATTGAATTCAAAGTGCATTTCAACTTCAGGACTATGAGGTCTGTTTTGCTAATTAACCGTAATCATGGaagctgaatgtttttttttttttttaactcttacCTTTTTAAGAACATGTTCTCTCACTGAAGGATCGGTTAAATCAACTCTGGAGTTAAACTGCATCTTTACAAATGATCTTTTTaaaacaggaactaaacaaAGATACATAGATACATGTAATATGAATTAGTAGAGGTTGCTTTCATTAAAAACGTATTAATGCTCCTCACTGTTTTGttgacaaaaacagacattgTCAAACCTTCTCTATAGACCTCCACCTCACAGAGAGTGAGTGTCTTCATGTCTCCAGGAATGATCAGATTCACGTAACGTCCCTCCATCCCACCGCATGAGTATCTGTAGGACTCACCTGCTGGAATAGCACGAATAACAGCACATCTACAGACGAAGAGAAAGCATATAAAAATACTGTCATATCTGAATTAATCCTTCACATTTGTGCTCGATGTCTCACATTCTTTCAAACTGGAGGGTCTTACATGGGATTGTTGTTGCCGTTGTTCTCCAAAGTGTTTCCGATGCGAATCTCCGCTCCGTTTATTTGTTCTGCACAGCAGTCGTTTCTGTTAGTGACGACCACTTCACTAATTTCGTAAACATTACGCAGATCCAGCCTCCACCACGGGTTAATCTCATTAAGGGTTGAGGAGCATGCTGTATTCTGCTGGAGACCTCGGTTACTGTCGATGGCCTTTTCAGCAAACCAGCCAGTAAATGTTGATGACTGTGTAGTGGCTCCATCTACTGCCACATTTCCTaataacatttatgtaaaaaaaagaaagaaatggatACATCCTAAAGCACAAACTTGTGCATTAAGTGGTAGGGAAGTTTATAACAATGAATTGAGGTGAGGTAAGTCATTTATACATCAACTACTGTCAACAAACGGAATTATAACGGAATCATGTCTAACGATGCCCTCACAACTATATTCACAAAAATTACTCcaatagcttttatttttgtaacacACTTAATGCATTTCTTTACTACACTGAATTTTCCTACGTCTTGTGCTGGTCAGCATTATATGCTCACGCTGGCTGCAAGCCCTTCGACCTGCCACCCACCACTAGGTTTTGTATTGCAGAAAACAAGCTTTGTGACAAACAAAAGTTAATGATTCTGTCACGTTGTGTTGGTCATGATCATTCTTATGAATAAACAcaaattttgaagcctaaaatCAATTGGCAGAAGTAAAAATTAACCATAGCCTAAGGGTCATGACTTCAACATCACCACCATTAAGCTTTCTTTCAGTTTTTACTTTAATGGGTttcattcacccaaaaattaaaattctgtcatgatttgTTTCTTGAtttctttatgaactttttaaAGCGACCGTGGCAGTTGTGTGGACTGTCAATGGGGGCAGAGAAATCaatcagatttcattaaaaaatatcttcattagtgtttcaaagatgaaccactgtcttatgggtttggaaagacacaagggtgagtaaacgataaCAGAATTGTTGTTTGAGGGTGGACTGACCCTTTAAAAAAATCCCTGAAAGTTTGAGTTAGAGTAGTTTGCAAGAACTTGGTGGTGAAAGCGAGTAATAAGTAGATGAGTTTTTCTCTTTTATGTTTGACTTGATAAACTCATCACTAGCAAACACCTATTTCAAATGTGAATTGTGTTAAACATCATATATACAGCATGCATGGTACAGCATAATCAGTACAATGAAAGGGATTAGTAGCCTACTActgatgtattttaatgaatgaagtcATGCTTGGTCGGAATGATAGGAGCATGAAAAAAGCAtgattatttagatttttggcAAACTATGTCTTTACTTgacatgtttttaaagtatattacattCACTTTTGAAAAGTGCTCTTCAACAATGAATTACCTGCCAAATACCCATAAACGCCGACTTCACTAAGACTAAGAATCTTCTCATCTCCAGGAATATGAACAATCATATAACGTCCCTCCATCCCACTGCATGAAAAAGTGGCTGTAGCACCTTCCCCAAGAGTAGAAATCACAGAACATCTACAGACAGAGAGATCATCTGTTATATATTTCTGTTCATCTGCAGTCACAATAACCAAGACAGTCAAAGAAATATCCTCACATGGTGTTGCTGTAAATGTCAGGGAAGTTCCCGATACGAATCACTGCCCCGGAAATCCTATTGGCATGGCCCGGTCTGTTGGTGATGGTGACTCTGTTCACTCTGTATACCTTCAGTAGATCCACTCTCCACCACGGGTCGGTCTCAGAGTTAGTGTGGGAAAAGGTATTTAACAGTCCATCAAGAGCCAATTCAGGTCCATTGATATAAGTTGAAGACTGACTAGTTTTGCCCCATAGTGTTGCATTCTCTGGAAAATGTTTCAGAGATAAAGGCCAGTAAGAATCATCATCTTTTTATTGCCATTAAGTGTTAGATTTTGCATAAGACTTTCACCAAATTTATCTTCATTACTCATCATCAACTACATGCCTACCACAGGAGCAGAAATTAAGGGTTGCAAACAAGGGCCAGATATTTACAATGAACGGGCAAAAGAATGATCCTACAGTGAgtatcatttatttgttcagacatttatttaatataattataatctaCATTGTGATCGGTTTGGTATGTTAACCCTCTACAGCAGGGGTCGGCAAGTAAGATTATCATCAGGCCAAAAACAATTTCGCCACTAGATGGTGGACCAAAACATAGTCAGAGGataatttaagaaattaattgatGAAAAATGCAACTACAATTGCCTGACAGACTGATATAGTGTCTTTTGTAACTGGTAGTGAGCTGTTACTCAGTGTTAAATTCTGTAGGAGGACAGTCATTAATAAAAAGCCACATTTGTGTGGCGGTGTCCGGCAGAGTATGAGAGCGGAGTGGAGCGTCAACAGTTTCCCCTCCGCGCTCCGAAGATTTAATAATCACTCCGCTCCGGGTTCACCATTTCCCGCTCCACTCCTCGCTCCCTGATACCAGAAACACCGCTCCGCCTTCGCGCCACATCTGAAGTATTTCAGTATGTTTGAAATATCACAGTtcctttcaaaatatatattaaaaaaataaaataacaggagAGTTTCAAAGTGGCATATGGAACAATATTGTTAAAACTGTTTTTCCTACCACATGACAAGCTAATAACATAGTTGTcagcattaaaatatataattgctGCTTTTTGCAGTGCAAATTTTGTTTATGATGAAAATAACAGTACGTTTTTGTTAGATATTTTACCTACGGATCGATGCTTTTCTTACAGATTTCTGCTCATTCGAAATCGGACACAGATGAAGTAGCACTGtaaaggcctttccacactgagtgcgaTGCGAAAAAGCGAGGCGAATCGCCCGCGAATGTTGCTTTCACACCGAGCGTGAAACTAATGTTAATTCTAATTCTAATTAATGCTAATTCACACCTACACACTAGGTGGCGATGaccaacaatgcatttttttcttcatgtagCCTATGTATCTCGTGTGGTTTACATCGTCCGCTGCTCAATATACAGCATTGAATTAACATAAATAACTTgcgtttcttcatcagaaacaCAAAATATCCATAATGCTTACAATAATACATCTGAAATAATTAGAGGTCCAATTAGCATCAAGCTAcattgaaaatgtatgtaattattaaCGTTTTTGCTCAAAACCCACTTTAAATCATTATGGAGTGCTAGTAATAACTTCCGATTGTGATCTAAAATGGATTTTGAATCTATAATAGGCAGACATGCACtctttgtatattttataatggaCTGATCCATGCTTGTCATGTGTCATAAACATcctttattgttaaaaaaaaaacatacttttagatgcaaaaaaaaaaaaaaaaaacatacatacagaAAACCCATCTTCATAATTATAGgtctatttgctttcatattttatgtgtagaaaaatgtttatcttttatatatatatgtatatgtatatatatatatatatatacacatatacacatatacatatacatatataccagtggcggctgctggtctttcaaagaggggaagctcattttcggcctacatcataaaattgtccatttatttatcgTAAATcctgccctacgttccttttcaagaaaatgctctgtgaccctgtcgtaccaactaggcgtcttttccagtgacgctagcctagcctactgtatgaatgaatgaatgaacaaacaatctaaaaaaaagatattaaactcgacggaggaaatgtgggaattaggttaaactgaaacaaggaatgtggtgtataatagggttgtcatgataccataaaaatgtcttacaatactataccagcttaacttataattcaattctacaaaatgaatcaaaatttaataaataaatagatgtaagtgaaaacagacaatattattctctgaatacttaattaatgtgaatgaatgactggctattgttatccatgaaatgatctaaacaaaactcatcttagcactgcacagaagctgcatgaagtgacatttagatgtggcatttattcatttagaccgtatttataatttcataaataatgttatgagattaatgttttaaatactaaattctgaatatagaaatatgttggaaaataatgtaatatgcctacttttagacgggaaacttaaaaatggccagcaggtggcagaagttcgtgattgaatcactgagtcattcaaatgattctttcaaaacggctgaatccttcaggagcgaatcaaatgactgtttttatgagtggctcagtgaatcagtgattcgcccaaatcaacgcggatttggatcaaacacagaaacgaaacaaaaacagcactctcgctcgtgtcgtattgcctaagtgtcaggagcattttttgctcgcatatcttgaaatttccgagttagcagcatgtatattaaaacataacattataaataaataaataaaaatatatataatgattgataagaaccaagtgcaaagccgcgatgggactgagctcgaatagcttcagcgtcagcgtCTTTTTATTGTACacaatcgctgtcaatcaaaaggagatacagaccctccaatcatcacgcagaagcccggagtccaggccagcccactcctccattcaccccagagacgctgagcaTCCGTGGgtgggacataatcgcagcatttatccaatgaccgtctagtttcgaggtactgaaaaaaactgttcaaagcagccccattgaagtcaatggacgctcggcttcaacggagaaatacactgacgctacgggaatatatgagaaggaaatcgagtcccACCTGCTGTATgaagctgattctgaacgaactcgtcttcgagatgaacgtgttctaacgcatttttagtcaataaaatgttaacacaatagtacatatttgaccattatttttttgacattataggggaagctgagcttcccttgcagtcttcaagaaatccccactgatatatacatatacatatatatcagtggcgagcggtgacttttttaaccgggtatgctgagtgctaagatTAAGGACCCCCCTCCCCCATTCCCccccatttattttttattcccagtgaataggagtgaatgaatgtaatttttcaagaaacttatgaaaatatgaattgaaactgaataaaatgtctttgaaaaaaaaaaaaaaaaaaaaaattacagggAAAATCTTTGACTTCGTTTTTAATATCCGGcaggttttgcaactgttttctccACTTTCATTCActgatctgtacttacaaatgcacttccagagttttcatttacagttCTTAAGTTTTCGTTCACCATTCTGGCACAAATCTCTCGTGGGGGCGGGACTGGCAGCGGTGTgctctcattggctactgagtttttgattgacagcttcttgacctggaagtgaagCAGGGGCGGATCTAGGGATGGGGCCAGAGGGGCACCGGCCCCCgctgaaatctgattggtcCCTGAAGTGCCCTTGTCCTGTCACTCATCGCTGATTTGCGTTAGCGTTAAGTCGTTTGAAAATCAACCTGTGCATCGCATATTAACAAGCTTTGTAAATATGAACGTGCAtgtgtatgaatgaatgaatgaatgaatgaatgaggcatttatatgtacatacatatatatatatatatatatatatatgacatgtacagtgaggaaaataagtatttgaacaccctgctattttgcaagttctcccacttagaaatcatggaggggtctgaaattgtcatcgtaggtgcatgtccactgtgagagacataatctaaaaaaaaaaatccagaaatcacaatgtatgatttttttactatttatttgtatgatacagctgcaaataagtatttgaacacctgtctatcagctagaattctgaccctcaaagacatgttagtctgcctttaaaatgtccacctccactccatttattatcctaaattagatggacctgtttgaggtcgttagctgcataaagacacctgtccaccccatacaatcagtaagaatccaactactaacatggccaagaccaaagagctgtccaaagacactagagacaaaattgtacacctccaatgacctgaaaagagctgggaccaccgtttccaaggttactgttggtaatacactaagacgtcatggtttgaaatcatgcatggcacggaaggttcccctgcttaaaccagcacatgtccagcccgacttaagtttgccaatgaccatttggatgatccagaggagtcatgggagaaaatcatgtggtcagatgagaccaaaatagaactttttggtcataattccactaaacgtgtttggaggaagaagaatgatgagtaccatcccaagaacaccatccctactgtgaagcatgggggtggtagcatcatgctttgggggtgtttttctgcacatgggacagggcgactgcactgtattaaggagaggatgaccggggccatgtattgcgagattttggggaacaacctccttccctcagttaaagcattgaagatgggtcgaggctgggtcttccaacatgacaatgaccaagcacacagccaggataaccaaggagtggctctgtaagaagcatatcaaggttctggcgtggcctagccagtctccagacctaaacccaatagagaatctttggagggagctcaaactccgtgtttctcagcgacaggccagaaacctgactgatctagagaagatctgtgtggaggagtgggccaaaatccctcctgcagtgtgtgcaaacctggtgaaaaactacaggaaacgtttgacctctgtaattgcaaacaaaggctactgtaccaaatattaacattgattttctcaggtgttcaaatacttatttgcagctatatcatacaaataaatagtaaaaaaatcatacattgtgatttctggatttttttttttagattatgtctctcacagtggacatgcacctacgatgacaatttcagacccctccatgatttctaagtgggagaacttgcaaaatagcagggtgttcaaatacttattttcctcactgtatatccCCTAGTGGATGCGTGTTGTTGCATCAGTGTGGATGTGAGGGTCTGCTAGCGGCTTCctagttcattttaatgatatatatatatacttttttaattattattttatcagtattgtTC
The sequence above is a segment of the Onychostoma macrolepis isolate SWU-2019 chromosome 07, ASM1243209v1, whole genome shotgun sequence genome. Coding sequences within it:
- the LOC131543897 gene encoding uncharacterized protein LOC131543897, with protein sequence MEMPSLRHFSLSPLPAVSASSSLDCGLRFHCGPQGQQAPFYTQPCAYLGERTLSTPTESRTTSEFQEIATSAIEWNHPDPLQRLHETLVPQPSQMQVSFLSPHRATSEIAETPIENAELELFVDGSAQVIEGSTAQKTILPPESIIDLYKDVPLYEAWTWLDKGATVDSSGCWTKGGKWGLPDCIDSDQGTHFTGQMPGVIDLRNADVHIASDALIAYCENLTKAVQSARERVESCWQTPLEGGHTIIPGQWVMIKSFRNKPLEPKWYGPHQVMLITAAAVLCQEGKLGLMCHTIPLDGCPETHTRRTPHLQNATLWGKTSQSSTYINGPELALDGLLNTFSHTNSETDPWWRVDLLKVYRVNRVTITNRPGHANRISGAVIRIGNFPDIYSNTICSVISTLGEGATATFSCSGMEGRYMIVHIPGDEKILSLSEVGVYGYLAGNVAVDGATTQSSTFTGWFAEKAIDSNRGLQQNTACSSTLNEINPWWRLDLRNVYEISEVVVTNRNDCCAEQINGAEIRIGNTLENNGNNNPICAVIRAIPAGESYRYSCGGMEGRYVNLIIPGDMKTLTLCEVEVYREVPVLKRSFVKMQFNSRVDLTDPSVREHVLKKLGSALADGGLTNVTLRWSQTPKRVIQKVNASKSHCGNGK